The sequence below is a genomic window from Oscillospiraceae bacterium.
TTAGTGGTTAAAAACACCGTATCACCATCGGGATAGAGTTTTTTATTGGTTAATGCCAACTGAAACTCATTTTCAAAATCTGTCATCGCGCGCAGTCCCCTGACGATCGCCAGTGCTTTTTTCTGCCGGGCATAATCGGCGGTAAGGCCGTCCCAAACATCAACCGAGACATTCGGGATATCGTATATGGCCTCTTTCAGGAACCCCAAGCGCTGCTGCGCCGAAAAATGGCGTTTTTTATCGGGGTTGCTTGCGACCACGACGATGACCTCGTCAAACATCTGAGCAGCTCGCCGGATGATGTCGATATGTCCGTAGGTCACGGGGTCGAAACTCCCGGGACAAATTGCAATCCGTTTCATTATTCGATCATTCTTTCTTTTTTATTATCTTTAATCGGTCATTTTAATTTTTCCTGAGGTAATCCCGATGGCGATAATATGTTGTTTTGATATAGCCATATTTCGCTTGAGAATCCATCACAAAATCCCCTGCGGCTTCCGGAAGGCGTTCCCCTTCGCTGGTTTCGCAATAGATCACACCGTTTTTTTCAATATGCTTTGCCGCGAGCGGCAGCATCTTGTCCAAAATCCCACGGTTAAAAGGCGGGTCGAGCAGAATGATGTCATAATTTTTGTCAGCGGATTTGATAAATCCGAAGGCGTCCGTGCCGAAAATTCCCGCTTTATCGGTAAAGCCGCAGGTCTCCACATTCTTTTTCACGCAGGCAAGCGATGTTTTGGAGTTGTCCACAAAATCGCAATGGGCAGCGCCTCGACTAAGCGCTTCGATACCGAGCTGCCCCGAACCTGCAAAAAGGTCCAGCACGCG
It includes:
- the rsmD gene encoding 16S rRNA (guanine(966)-N(2))-methyltransferase RsmD, whose protein sequence is MRVIAGSARRRPLKSTEEPEMQPTMERVKEAVFSKLHFELEGRRVLDLFAGSGQLGIEALSRGAAHCDFVDNSKTSLACVKKNVETCGFTDKAGIFGTDAFGFIKSADKNYDIILLDPPFNRGILDKMLPLAAKHIEKNGVIYCETSEGERLPEAAGDFVMDSQAKYGYIKTTYYRHRDYLRKN
- the coaD gene encoding pantetheine-phosphate adenylyltransferase; amino-acid sequence: MKRIAICPGSFDPVTYGHIDIIRRAAQMFDEVIVVVASNPDKKRHFSAQQRLGFLKEAIYDIPNVSVDVWDGLTADYARQKKALAIVRGLRAMTDFENEFQLALTNKKLYPDGDTVFLTTKLDYLYMSSSMVRQLAAFGGDTCEFVPPCVCAAFNAEKKKN